CTTACAAATTCTTTTACGCATTTTGATTAATTTACAATAGAAGGAATTTCAGCTAATGAAGAATGTACTAAGATTTATGTTTATCACATCTCACTCGATTTTAGGACAAAATCTATGGGTGTTCAATAACAAATTCGCTAACAAAACTAAATTACTGTGTCAAAGAGCATTACGGGAACTCTACGTAAGTGTATTAGAGTATAAATATCGAAGACGTTAAAAATTggctaaaatatattaaatatgggaatatttaaaacatttatgttgttttaattaatttttatattttatatatcctGACCCAGTTACGGTAAGATTCCCATACGCATAACATATCAGTCCTTctgaaattgttaattttatattagtTAGTAAAACAGCGAATATTGAGACTTACTATTgaggcatatttaaatttaaaagcccAAGTATGTTGTTTGTTCTAAACTGAAGTGACGTGAGGAACTATTCTGATACTGTTTTTGGATTTCTTTGAGAATTATTATTCTGAAAAGCTTCATTGTAAGCAACGGCTAAGTAAATGCAGTCTGGGCTGCTACCAACAATCTCTCTGgccaaatattttaacaatgaaatgttcCAAACAAAGCTATTGGCAACCAATTTCTGGTCATTTTGCAAAGGCGATTTATTCGTGTTGCAGTGAGAGCGGATAATAAAATGCGAAGAATATTGCGAGTTTGTGCGTTTGTAATAATCGATGTACTGTTTGCTGAACTCTGCACGTGCATGCCGACGCCGCAGTTGTAcaggttagttagttagttagttagttagttagttagttagtgaCTTGTTACCGAGACACGCATAAAACATAAGCTTTCTCGAAATTGGCAGAAAAGTGAGTCAAACACGTAGCACctaattcttaattattttgcttctaatatttcgtgttttgcactttattttaaataaatttatagtttaatcatttatatttttataaataatgtaagtAAATATGTCTATAGTTAATGTTTTTTGTATGAACTCAATGGCAAATATTTATATCAATCGTTACAGGTACAGATAGCCATGGAATCATGTTGTATGGTGCTTTGGatttaaccgttcgtatgtaaagTTCATCttaaaacacttaattttttgtataagTGACATGCAATGATTTCTACTTTTCTTGCAGCGAATTTCACAAGACCGAATATTGTTTCTCAGAGAAATTCACTGACTTTCAGTTATTAGAACCTCTTAAACAgaaaattaactgaaattacgcagtcagttttaaagttaatttttttttatttaaagcttGTCGACAGTGAAGTCATTTcagaaggaaaatatatttttaacttttacaaaagaatcctttggaaaccaggtgCCAAGAAATAGTATGAATTACGTGTTTCACGATAatacttcttacgaaaattggtgcatattttatatttaattgatgtttcgttaatgcatttttttaaaccaggaaaagataatagaataatcaaccaaattaacttattttgttttgttgctCATTATGCCGCTGTTAATATTGCAAAGTTACCCTGggtacgatttacaaataactttaagtattgGAGTTACctggataacacaaagcataaatgcccgggtaataatccgggCAAATCAATAAtaattgcgaacactattttgaaatGATACAGCTGTTTTAACATAAATGAACTAACTAAAAATATCCATAAGTTATTATAAATATGACTGAtctatttacaaaagaaatttacaTTGTATAGACGATGATACATAACACTCCCAAACAGAACAGCAACATTGCATATTGTAAGAAACTATCCCAGCTTTTTGTCCGGAGAAATTTAGGGTAAAATCTAAAAACAGAAATCAGTATTACCAGGATATAATGTCAGCCCGCCTCCTCTGGAACTTAAGTTTAGTGTCTCTTGTGTCTCTAGTGTCTCACCTATCTCCATTTTAGAGAGTTGGACTAGAGTAAAATTTAATGCTTATCAAGTACGACTGTCACGACATTCCAATCCGCTGTGAGGATAAAGTcaataaaaatttcactttaaaaaaatagtactgaGGAGAGTATCAGTAATATATTGTTGTAGGTTTACTAGTACAACTATAGAATATTTACAATACCTTCTTATAGAATAATAAAGGTTTAAGTGAAGAAGCAAGTTTGAATCATAGTTTCTCAAATTTTGATAGACATGGAGTAAAAGCATATTTATTTTGCACGTTCCACAAAAGTTTCTTAGGAAATATAAGACTTTTGATTAGCActactataataaaatattttggcaacattTCTCCATTACATTTCCCTGTGTAACGTGTTTAAcgctatttttttagttttcatttgACAACTTTTAAAAGATGCGTAAGACTGCTAGGGAGTACTTAAAAATCAGAAAGAAgaatagttttgaattttttattcttctgtaGCAGGTTAGCACTGTcggcaaaaaaagtattttggaaTATTCCCATGAACCCTTTGATATCATAATTATTCTGCACGACGACATAACAAAAAAAGTAAAGAGAGTATCTCTAGCGGGTAGACAACCTTTCAAACATTGTACAACTTCAATCTAGTTAGTATTTTTCCGCCAGGATGACTTTTGGTTTCTTGGGGCGAAGTATAGTTAAAAGATGTAACAATTAAAACACTATTATTACTGGGGGGGAAATGTGACCGTGTATTTAAATACTCGCTAgttatgtgtaatatctaacctaggtaacgatcaaattaatgtgttcacgtgttgcaaatacacttataaaaattaagaaaatcggACAAAAATTTAacgagaattctttaaaataatgtcctgCGTGATTTATATACGAAACTTGTGTCTTAAGCTACATTATTTGTGGAATTCAttatcggagcagctacgtcgaccatcaaatcattcaattaccaaggcgaaaggttaaactatataatgaaacggctccaataaaaacgaaaaagtcttgaaaaagtAATTTATCTCCGGCTTTGTACCAGAttctgacaaggaattttattaaaatactgcccaacttgttaaaattcactaaaccttTAGTACCATAAGGTTGTCATATGGCTTTGTAAACTATGGTTCGCGCCAttgctacagatggcagcaccaggttaaacatttctgttccatgtgacttccgttccattcccgaaattactcccaccaattactgtataccgagagctaagatgttacatgtCAGAAATTTTAGtaccttaattttaattttttaccttaTTTAAAAGTAACAAatagtaagtaataaaaatataagtaattaaatagcagaatattttaaattatgttaaatctCTCATAATAAGTAAGTTTATTTCTCTGATAACaattaagatttaatttttttcaattaaattttattatatatacttttaaaaactACTAAACTGGCTTTTTTTTAGAAAGTTAAAGTGGAAACAATTCGCatgatttaaatgttatttttctatgaaATCGTATCCATAATAATAATGCACGTAAACATAAAGCACACTATTCACACTCAAACACAAGATAGCTTATGTGAGTGTTATTTCctgtaaaaaatatgttaatatgtaaattatggaaaagataaaacaataatgaaaaatacCTATGATGTGGATATGAGTATCAAAAACAACAATATATTTTTCtcgaaaatttaaaattgtgctcTTTTTTCCTATGTAAAAACTTTGTAGTTGACAACTTCAATTATAAAGCACATAATATCAGTGTTGTATTACCTgtgcatacatatatacacaccaaATTAGCTATTAGtcgcaaaaaaaataatagtcaTGGAAAACGGCATCTTGTGTTTATGAACTGCAGGTAGACTCAATAACGCCTATGGGTGCGCAATTACGTGCACAAAAGTGTTCAGCGAGTTGCATATCACCAGGCGGTCTCAGAGAAACGCTTCCTACCATTAGAGACGTCTGTTACTCGCGGGAAAATGAGATACTTCTTTAGAATGCGACAATATGAGTTAATTAacgaaatttattatattataaacatgCTCATTGTTCTATTTATCGGAGGGAAATTTGTCCTAAATTATCACGTACATACAgcataaataatatgtatgtttaatacatttgaataaaaagaaataaaatgatttcaatccaaatataattttaaaaaattggttgtaaagtcggtttacggacgatagtttaacgtgacaacgtcataacaaaccatagatgaaatgattgcataatttataaataatattgaatgatttttatttttaataaaagaataaatacttgaaattatactagtattcagatttttaaaatgcaagattaattaacctttattgacgaaattgttgttataataagcaatgaaaaccacattaacttttaacttcactttataaacagtcgacgaaacagttcatgtgtagatgtaagatgtgtgctgccgctgtctttcttctcctcgtaCGCATAGGccatcaagtggaagagagatatttgcgacgcaagcgtacagtgagcgtaacgggacacagcataacggaacaatgtgcgtaacgggacactttttcgtgcgtgcagccgtaaAGTCATTttagggacgatagtttaacgtgacatcaaaacaaaacattgagaCCTGCAAATTCATCGATATCTCCTCGTGTCAGGCAATACTTCACAAACGTGTGCATAATAAAGTCGATgttgtcttcatcgtcttcaaccATCTGTCCGGGTCGCACATGATTTGGTGTTTGTCGGAGAATTCCTGTCAAATAATGCGCGATGCATTTACGAAGTCCATTCCAGTGTAGAAACTGTTATAGTATAGACTGTTGAACCTGATAAATTTAATCCTACGGGTCCTTCTTCACAGGGCAGCGCGGTGGTCAAATATTCCCCGTAATGGTTCAATGTTAAGGGCAATGTATgtgtattagtgaggcgggatgataagtgcgacgctagctggtaTTTCTAGTGCGTTATAACCTCTAAGCATAAGGCTCTGAACTGTCTTGCAGTCCCCTCGTCATCACAGGAAAacggtgaaatttgagcggtcaCCATAACATTATAGTACGGtggagaaattaatataaaggtgtattgcaaatcctttaagtgctttcaagaatctgtgccggttgttttacgcctaaaaattattccgaaaacacgcctttttgccattttcactattataaaaacacagtttataaagttaatccgaaatcaaaaagtacttttcggccttcagcTAATTCTgaaatggttttcgtaaacataccacaCTCAgacatcttgagcagttttgaaacagcgtgttttttctgaagctctgcacacggtaTGTGCGCCTGGGCAGACGGCGCCTTAAAGTGATAGCGTATCCCGGTATGATTTTTGCcaattcaaagtatttttttttgtaaatgaaacagaaaaattcatgtaaaatcacagatattttaataaatacatgaaaacaactggtTCACTTCAAGatagtgttcgctgtaatactgggttcggattctttcccgggcactcctgctttgtgttgtcccagtacctccattagttaaagttatttgtaaacttttccctTAATTGCTTTACAGAATTAACTGCGCATGTTGATAagcatatgaaaataaaattatcccCATTATAGAATACttagtattatatcgaaaaaaaTCAAACCATGTGTCGTACAAAAgtgacaatatctttcttgcaggaTTACGagctatttcttgacaactggttgccaaaggaatcttttgtgaaagtacaggaaAAATGTGTGGTTTCCCACCGCGCCTGAAGGACGGAATGCCTCGCCCTGAGGTCGGAAGCATTGTTTCAGCGGGAGTCCGGTGGTGGAGCTCCCTGGCGCTGCCATCGCCGGGCGAGCCAGCCCGCGGGCCAGCGGGGGAGCGGGGGTGAGTACTGATCGTGGGTGCCGGGACTCTGAGACTGTGGAGACTTCCCGGACACTGGTGAGCGCCGCGGCAGGCTGGTGGTGCGACGAGCGGAGCTCGAGCCAGGGTCGTCGAGCAGGGCACGCACAACCGTCCACGTGCACCGGACAGCAGTTCCGTGTCAGAGCCGCGTGCTGTTTCCCTCATGGCCGCGAGTCACAGAGACTGAGCTGACCCGCCTGCGCCCGTACTCGCCATTTGCCAACAGCACTGGCAGTGTAGACCGATGTGAACCAAACACACACTTTTTAATGtgtatcttagctctcggtatactgtatttggtaggagtaattacttgactcggaagtcgcatggaacggatatgtgtaaACACGTTGCTGACATTTGTGGCGAATAACAGGAACCAAAATTAACAAAgcaaaaaggaaactttataatgttaactgtttaatgaatttttaacaaaatttgcctTTTATTAgggtaataaaattccttgtcgaaaatcagccaaagtttagtaatttttttaattttgttttgcgtttatcggagccgtttgttTATATAggttaacatttcgctctgcaaatcacataattcggtagtcgacgtagctgctcgagcaacgaattctagcggcgtgtgcgtaaactacgtttgattcgcttccagaatttaaaaatataataaaactatgcgtatatttatcacgcttaacaatatttaaaagatttcCACGTAAAACCTCGTGTGCGAATTtcatatcataagtgtattttcaacacaagaacacgtgtatttttttgttactaagattagatgttatacatctctggcgagtagatactaaaatactcgctcacaattttttgttaaatataatttaatgtcaGCAAAACCATACCCACTAGTaatgatataataaaaaaatactgcattAAAATTCAGATGTACGAAGCGCTATGAGTTGCAGGAAGCAAAATTTCCTGATTGTACGACAGCTCCAGCCACATGCTCCTGGATTCAAATTGTTAAATTGATAGAACTTTCAGTACAGAATTATATCCTTTCGTGGATAGAAGCAGAATTAATTTATTACGTACGAAAACTAGTAACCTGCATTTGTTAATCATTTATTGGCTTGGAATGGGGGTGCGAACTGttgataaaaattaactaaataatgactagcatggaaaaaataataatattttagctaacatttttacgtgaatattatttaaattttaatcaaaaaattttcaCGTGATAAAAGCACGCCTCGCCTCTCGCTAAGATATTATTCGTTTCAAACCCGGCTTGTTTGGAGAAGGAATTTTCACAACTTGGAGGAGTTTCACACCAAGGCCAGATGCTGCTCCACGGTCGCCATTTCTCACCTACagatatagataaaaaaaatgtctttactTTTAcacaagattcctttggaaaccagttccaataaatgtttttttgtaatactacaaatatattgtaactttgtatgaGAAATTGCTATgggtatttttttcatgtatgaaatatgtttttgagataattctgaatatttctctcgaaaattagcacataattttatatttatttgatatCTTATtctagcataatttttaaaccatggtacAGACAATCGATTTTTCAATAAAtctactttattttgttttgttacgctTGTTTATGTGCGTAGTTAAaacgggaacggtttacaaaatactttatctattgaaggaactgggacaacacaaagcataaactcCCGGGTAAGAATACAAAGCCAGTGTTACTACGAAcccattttgtaatgatacagttgttttcgtttaAATGTAAAAGTGTACAAATATCtgctattttacatgaatatgtctgttccattttcaaaacaaaaataaattcattgtaTGAACATTTCCCTGGGCTTGACGACTTGACTACATCGTATGGCCTATACAATATTCAGCTTTGTGAATTGGCTTAAAGTATGAGAACCATCAtgaatgcttgaataaaacatcaaataaaaataaaattgtgtgtaaattttagtaagaaatattcagtattatatagaaaaaaatgtaagtatttcatgtatgcaaaaaaccATAGTCATTAACAAGgttgcaatatattttttgtagtattacaaaccatttcttggcaactggtttccaaaagaatatcGTGCAATAGTCCAGAAAAGTTTTTTCCTAAAGTACTTAAGTTACTTTAGTTCACACATTGGTGTGTATCCCAAAATGAGAAACAACAAGAGCTGTGCACATCGGCAATGTTTTCCCACTAAGTTAACAAGGTCATTAAGACCTGAGTCAGTGGTGGTGATGAAGCGTGTCTTGTGTTGCAGATGGTGTACGTGCTGGTTGGTTTGGTGAGCCTCCCTCTGCTGGTCACCGTGCTGTGGCTGCTGCGCCAGTTGTGGCGCATGCTGGCCTCCTGCGCCGGCCGGGGCTGCCCCGCCACAGCGCGCTGCGCCAGTCGGCCCGACCACGGCCTGGAGGAGGTCGTGATCATACCCGCCGACCACCAGTTGCACTGCTCAGTTCCTCAGGGCGTGCCGTCTGCTAGCAGTGCCCTGCTGCGTGATGGGCCACTAGCATCTTCCCAACAACAACACCAGTTTTCACCTGTTTCTCTGATGGAAGAGATGTTGCTTGCGTCGACTCGTGAACAGATGCAGAGTGCACCAACACCTGGTGACACACAACTGGTGACCTGCCACCAGTCTCCTAGCCGTCACATAGAAGAGACGGAAGTAGAGGCCACATGCGACCAGGATCAAGCGGTGCTTTCACCTCCGATGCAGGATTCAGAAGCGTTTTCTATCCCTGATGCCTTCGCTCCTGCCGATGCCGACAGTGACAACCCACAGTATACCCAGGAGTTACAGGTGAgtataataataactataatcATCACGAGGGTGAAACCAATGGCAAGGTAAACATTCTCAATGTACTTATGAGTTAATAATAACAATAGGTTTAACAAACTAAAATATACGATTTCAtataaaatcaactaaaaaatagaaaataaattttaataaatttgagttaagaatagtataaatactaaataatgtattttattgcaaaaatatcatggggtgcatggtgtcattagttataaatattttattgacatatatgccTGGAAGAATTAtcatttgataatatcttaaaaagcaccccacgcttttttgcAATTAATaagatatttttcttatttacactattcttaacccaaatttattaaaatcgattttctattttttggtggggttttctataaaatattatattttattttttatgctattattatattttatttttttagttggttTTTCTATAAAATCgttctttttagttttttaactattatttatttttcatttttagttgCTTTTCTTTATTAcgtcaatttactattaaagtgagtttgagtaaatatttgctgcttttaaaatacaaattcgatatagcgtgttgaagaactatagtactCAATATTTTCTATATTCTTATATGaatataaatgattttaaataaaatcgaGAAATCATTCATGTATAATtctaagtcggtaacttatccgagaaatagtTGATCGGCACGCCTCGTAGTGTCCCTTCTTGGACTTGGCGCAAAGACAGTACCAGTAAGGAAAAAAATCGCTAATCTTGATTATCCAagtaaggataacgggtctaactgttCAAAATATagaattgtcatcggtccttgataagtacgCCAAATTTCaagttaatccgacgttttgaagAAGGAccaaatcatgttcaaagtttcagTTACATACTATCATACATAcatatgaagctaataaaagcttaTCAAAAAAGAACCAACAGTTGCCTGACATCCCTGGATGTAGAATGGAATGATTTTTATCCTTGGGACGCTGTGGTTGGAGAATATTAAGAAGATATTGTCGGCTAAGGACAATGTGCCCCACATTTGCACTTTCGATGAAACTAGATCCGAATCCTCTAAACTAAATGAAAAGTTTTTTGTATGCTTAATTAAAATCATCGTGGCGAGGAGTCTCAGGAGACTTTTACCCTGATGATGAGTGCTGAAATATCAAACGAAACGTTGGTGAACTCTTCACTTTTAATGTAGCCAAGCCTacgaaataattatactttttgttgtaatttttagaAGGGAATATATACTTGACCCCACAAACTGTTTCGTAAACTCGACTGTTTATATCAAACAAAGTTTTTTGTCAGGGGGAGTACTTAAAATATCTGATCGCTACACTTCTATATTCCCGAAGTGAGTTTGTTGTAACGAGGAACACAGCCAGATATACCAACCAGGAATATTTTTAGCAAAGCATGGGATCTGAAGATGATGGCACCAGTAGTTTATCACTAACGCAATCCACGTCAGATCTCCAGAGGATCAAATTTGGGAGCTCTCTTATGTTGTCATCCAGGTCTCACTATCCTTAGCCTTTCATACCCTGGTTTTAGATCCAAAGTTAGTCGGATAACCGCGCACGGATGCGTAGATCATTAATTATCGTCTGCCGCAAGGCGCCAAACAGAGCTGAGTTATTTCTTTTTTGTGAGTAGAGAAAGTGGTATTCCACATATTAGTTTTACTGCGTGATTGATTTCAGAATACTGCATAAtgttaacaaattttctttttttttactagtatttATAGTTTCCTTCTAATGAAAATCAGTACCTGTACAATTGAAAGttgtatttactttattatttcgtttatttTGGTTCTTCCCTCGTCAACAAAGAGGTCATTGCAAACAGACCAACACAATGCAAGACAGGGAAGCAGGGGTAAGTAATCGGCATTGGCCTATAGTAAAAACACAATTGTAGGATTTGTTTCGAGTGATTTCAGGAAAACTTGTAAAACTTAAATCAGAATTTATGTTTTAGTATGCAAACCCGATTCCTCCAGAAAGCGAGTCTATTGTTTTACCTAAGTTCCACTTTCCTCGGTACTACTTTTGATAGAACGTTACGCATTTGAAAAAAAAGGCACCCTGTTAAAATTATTCCAACCCGGGGATTAAGAAGAAGCTACATATATTTTGTCTAATTACTTGGCCCGTAAGATTTCTGTAAAATTAAGCTGTCTTTAATCATTTTCGGGATAAATCATACTAACTTATCACTTGCAAGCAGTATCAGGTGACATTGTTTTGCTTATACTTTTCACACTGAAGTATTTCTAGTCAGGTAAATTCCACGCACAAAGACGTAGCTTAAATTGTATTCATTATGGTCCACTCAGCTTATTTTCCGGATGTAAAGCCAATTATTATTATCTTCTTTGATAATGCTTGAAATGACAATACTATAAAAGCAATGGTTCGaatgttatttaacattttaataagcTCTGTTTACCAAGTCAAGACACTTCTGGGTCCAGTGCTGTAGCTTGGTTTCACGGGTAGAATCTAAAACAAGTGATAAGTagaataatatatatgtttttggcGTTAAGTTAAATTATATCCCCATTTAGTTTGTTATTACACACAGCAATGTTAttaaattacagatttaaaaaaaaatagtgattttcGCCAACAGGATAATTTCATTAGCGTTTTATTTGATTCACACTAAAATTATCACAAATCTGAGGCATTATCTTACTGctagcttttatttatttttgaagcacTCACCGGACCATTTTCGTGACTCACGAATCAGTTATCTGTTTTACTCTACTAAGTAAAGCCGATAATAATGTATAATGACAGTAACAGTTTTGTATTCATAGTGCaatttatgtatgtgtgtttcagaaaataagCTTTAAGCAATCAACCTTTTCAGCAGTTCTGACAGCCAGCCTCTCTGGCCTAAGGTTACTGCAAAGGACGTGGTGCGTTTTTGCTTCTATTACGCCCTATTGGCTCCACGACATCACTCAACGCCGAAACATCCCGCTTACCTATCTTACATCATATTCAACGGAAAGGACTGTTGATGCTTATCCTTCCGAGCAGCTGCAAGACTCAACATTATCTTTGAGGGAAGATGTCTATGAGACATATCCTCCCGAACTGCATGAAGCACCATTACCTTCATGGGAAGAGTCTTTTGACACTTATCCTCCCGAGCAGCTGCAAGATTCGCGATCACCTTTGAGGGAAGAGGTCTACGAGACTTATCCTCTTGAACAGCTGCAAGCATCAACATCATATTCAAGAGAAAGGGCTCTTGATGCTTATACTCCCGAGCAGCTGCAAGATTCACCATCATCTTCGAGGGAAGAGGTCTATGAGACATATCCTTCCGAGCTGCATGAAGCACCATTATCTCCATAGCAAGAAACTTTTGACACTTATCCTCCCAAGCAGCTGCAAGATTCGCGATCACCTTTGAGGGAAGAGGTCTACTCCCGAGCAGCTGCAAGAGTTTCCATTCCCTTTGAAGGAAGAGGTCTATGAAACATATCCTCCAGAGCAGCTGCATGAGTCACCATCATCTCTGCAGGAAGAGGCCTTTGAGAATTATCCTTCTGAATACCTACATGTATCGACATTATCTGAGAATAATGAGGTCTTTGAGACTTATTCTCTTGAAACGCTGCAATCATCAACATCATTTCCGAGGGAAGATGTGAATGAGACTCATCCTTCCGAACAGCTGCATGTGGTATCACTACACA
This DNA window, taken from Bacillus rossius redtenbacheri isolate Brsri chromosome 3, Brsri_v3, whole genome shotgun sequence, encodes the following:
- the LOC134531464 gene encoding uncharacterized protein LOC134531464, with translation MRRILRVCAFVIIDVLFAELCTCMPTPQLYSGSPVVELPGAAIAGRASPRASGGAGMVYVLVGLVSLPLLVTVLWLLRQLWRMLASCAGRGCPATARCASRPDHGLEEVVIIPADHQLHCSVPQGVPSASSALLRDGPLASSQQQHQFSPVSLMEEMLLASTREQMQSAPTPGDTQLVTCHQSPSRHIEETEVEATCDQDQAVLSPPMQDSEAFSIPDAFAPADADSDNPQYTQELQKISFKQSTFSAVLTASLSGLRLLQRTWCVFASITPYWLHDITQRRNIPLTYLTSYSTERTVDAYPSEQLQDSTLSLREDVYETYPPELHEAPLPSWEESFDTYPPEQLQDSRSPLREEVYETYPLEQLQASTSYSRERALDAYTPEQLQDSPSSSREEVYETYPSELHEAPLSP